The DNA window CCAGGACAACCGCGGCTTCGAAGGCCTGACGCTCAACGCCTCCGGCGACAAGCTCTATGCGGTGATGCAAGACCCGCTGGTGCAGGAAGGCGCGGGCAACGACGGGCGCCGCAGCCGCAACGTGCGCATCGTCGAGTTCGATCTGCGCCGCGGCCGCGCCGGCGCGCAATACGTGTACCGGCTGGAGCCGATCGAGGCGCTGAACGCGATCGATCCCTCGACCCGGGACGACTTCTCCGCTACCCAGCAGGGCCGCAGCATCGGCCTGAGCGCGATCCATGCGCTCAGCGACCAGGATTTCCTGGTGCTGGAACGCGACAACCGCGGCCTCGGCGTGGAAGTCACCGCAGCGCCCCTGCACAAGCGCGTCTACCGGATTTCGCTGCGCGGCGCGAGCGACGTGTCGCAGCGCTCGCTGGCCGGCAGCAACGACCTGCCGGCGGGCGTGCGCGCGGTCGACAAGGCTCCGGAGGTCGATCTGCTTGCCGCGCTGCACGGCGCCGGCGTACGCGATGTTCCGGAGAAACTGGAAGGCCTGGCGATCGGCCCGCGCCTGCGCGACGGCCGTCATCTGGTGCTGGTCGGCAGCGACAACGACTACAGCGTGACCCAGACCGGCGCCGGCGAGCAGTTCGAAGTCTGCGTCGACCGCCTCGGCGGCACCCGCACCCAGGTGCCGCTGGATGCCGCCTGCCCCGCCGGCACCGCGCGCATCCCCGGCACGCTGATCGCGTTCGCGGTGGATTTCCGCCGCTGATTCGGCGGCGGCGCCCGGAGCAGATCCCCCGGCGCCGCTCCCTCTGCGCATCCCATCGTCGCGCAAGGCGCCAGCCCCCTTTCCAAAGGGGGCTAATTTTCGTGGTATTGCCTGAGCTCACAGCAGCGCCGCCGTCCGAGATCCCGTCGAGTCCCGGCTTTGGGTTTGGGTTCTCAGCCCTTGCCAATCCCGAATCTCCAATCCCGAATCCCCAATCCCGAATC is part of the Lysobacter firmicutimachus genome and encodes:
- a CDS encoding esterase-like activity of phytase family protein, with the protein product MIRSVLGAAVLLACALPACAASWSLRNVVETAATTRDAVRLPPGTPDQANLNRFGFYSDLSYNPRDGYWYALSDRGPGGGVIDYATRVQRLRIPYDRRSGRIGQPIVDKTVLFHARRRDSLNGLNPQLLNGDASRLGLSFDPEGLAIGRNGHFYVADEYGPSLYEFAPNGRLLRAFEIPDNLRPRNAQGALDYVGDRKSVVAGRQDNRGFEGLTLNASGDKLYAVMQDPLVQEGAGNDGRRSRNVRIVEFDLRRGRAGAQYVYRLEPIEALNAIDPSTRDDFSATQQGRSIGLSAIHALSDQDFLVLERDNRGLGVEVTAAPLHKRVYRISLRGASDVSQRSLAGSNDLPAGVRAVDKAPEVDLLAALHGAGVRDVPEKLEGLAIGPRLRDGRHLVLVGSDNDYSVTQTGAGEQFEVCVDRLGGTRTQVPLDAACPAGTARIPGTLIAFAVDFRR